A region of the Clostridiisalibacter paucivorans DSM 22131 genome:
CATTACACTATAGTAAAATACTGGGAATTAAAACTCCCATTATAGCGTGTAATGGTGCATATATAAAATCCCATGAGGATGGAAAGATATTATACGAAAATCCAGTTGATTATGAGGATTTAAAACAAATATTAGATTGTTTTGAAGAAGAAAATATGTATTATCACTTTTATGATAGTGATACCTTTTATGCCAAAGAATTAAAATATAATGCATTAAAGTACTATAATTGGAATAAAAAACAACCTAAAGAGGATAAAATAAAAATAAAGGTTATAGATAAAATTGAGGAAATTTTAGAAAATAAAGAATTAGATGTCTATAAAATAGTTACAATGGATAAAGAGGAATATAAATTAGAGGATGTGAGAAGACAACTTTCTATTAATCAAGACATAGAAATAGTAAGTTCTTGGAGAGGCAGTCTTGATATAATGAACAAAGGCGTATCTAAAGGTAATGCATTAAAGGAGTTATGTAATTTATATAGTATAAAACCTGAGGAAGTAGTGGCTATAGGAGATAACGAGAATGATTTATCTATGTTAAAGTTTGCAGGCATGAGTGTAGCTATGGGTAATGGAGAAAAAATGGTTAAGGATTTTGCAGATATAATTACTGATACAAATGATAATGATGGAGTTGCAAAAATAATTGAAAAGATATTTTAGAAAACAAAAAATATGGTATAATTTTTTTGAAAGTATTTTTAGAGAAAATATAGAAATTTTAAAATCCATGGAGAAAATATGAGAATTTGTATTTTGAAAGATTCCATGGTTTTTCACTGTCTTAGGAAATTTTATTAGAAATATTCGATGAAGGGTAGGAGATGTTATTATGTCACTTAATGTAGTTTTAATTGAGCCAGAGATACCTCAGAACACAGGGAATATAGCAAGGACTTGTGCAGCAACAGGTACATCTTTACATTTGGTAAAGCCTTTGGGTTTTTCTGTAGATGATAAGTATTTAAAAAGAGCAGGGCTTGACTATTGGCATTTATTAGATATAAATTATTATGATAATTTTGAGCAATTATTAAATAAAGTAGGGGAAGAAAAATTTTTTTATGCTACAACGAAAGGAGGGAATTTTTATACAAGCATGGATTTTTTCGATGATGCATATTTAGTGTTTGGAAAAGAAACAGCAGGTATACCTATGGAAATTTTAAATGCCAACGAGGAAAGGTGTATGAGAATACCTATGATAGAAAACAAAGATGCTAGATCATTAAATCTGGCTACTTCAGCAGGGATAATTATATATGAAGCATTGAGACAAATAAAGTTTCCAAACCTTGTATGAGGACACCAAAAAAATATTAAATATATATGAACTATTTAACATGGATTTAACAAAAGTATATAAAAATTATTATATTATATTTATTGTGCGCATTTTGGTATGTGTTTTTTAAAACAAGAAAACATGGGAGGATTTGTAATGGACATAGCTTTTGGTGTAGTAGGTGGTCTAGGTTTATTTCTTTATGGAATGAATCTTATGGGGATGAGTCTCCAAAAAGTTGCTGGTGAAAGATTAAAAAGACTTATAGAAATTCTAACTAATAATAGGTTTATGGGAGTATTAGTTGGTACTGTTGTCACTATGATTATTCAAAGTAGTAGTGCCACCACAGTTATGGTAGTGGGCTTTGTTAATGCAGGATTGATGCAGTTATCCCAAGCTATAGGGGTTATAATGGGAGCTAATATAGGAACTACTGTTACAGCACAGCTTATTGCATTTAAATTAACAGATATTGCACCACTGGTAATCGCAATAGGTGTGGCTATATGGTTATTTTCTTCAAAAAAGAA
Encoded here:
- a CDS encoding Cof-type HAD-IIB family hydrolase, which codes for MNYKMVAIDMDGTLLSSSNEISERNKTVLKELSKKDVDVVISTGRIFTSALHYSKILGIKTPIIACNGAYIKSHEDGKILYENPVDYEDLKQILDCFEEENMYYHFYDSDTFYAKELKYNALKYYNWNKKQPKEDKIKIKVIDKIEEILENKELDVYKIVTMDKEEYKLEDVRRQLSINQDIEIVSSWRGSLDIMNKGVSKGNALKELCNLYSIKPEEVVAIGDNENDLSMLKFAGMSVAMGNGEKMVKDFADIITDTNDNDGVAKIIEKIF
- the trmL gene encoding tRNA (uridine(34)/cytosine(34)/5-carboxymethylaminomethyluridine(34)-2'-O)-methyltransferase TrmL, with the protein product MSLNVVLIEPEIPQNTGNIARTCAATGTSLHLVKPLGFSVDDKYLKRAGLDYWHLLDINYYDNFEQLLNKVGEEKFFYATTKGGNFYTSMDFFDDAYLVFGKETAGIPMEILNANEERCMRIPMIENKDARSLNLATSAGIIIYEALRQIKFPNLV